Proteins from one Bacteroides mediterraneensis genomic window:
- a CDS encoding glycoside hydrolase family 43 protein codes for MRNKHWYIFYFVGLLCVACRISSPLWAQNVKEFRTVPLDSIRLSDPCILADEPSRMYYMTGTGGLLWKSKDLKLWEGPYKVAHTNPHSWMGPDPMIWAAELHAYKDKYYYFATFTNRALKIDTVKGNVIERRASHILVSDCPEGPYRPMQDEVYLPADKPTLDGTFWVDTDGKPYMVYCYEWLQNWDGTIEKIELKPDLSGSVGEGKLLFRSSECPWSREIRDGKEVPNKVTDGPYLFRTATGRLGMIWTSWIHNVYTQGVAYSQSGTLDGPWIQEPEPITPPDFGHGMLFQTLEGKWLMAVHSHKEVNGVYIRVPHLFEVDLSGDKLQVGKEYKP; via the coding sequence GGGTTATTGTGTGTGGCTTGCCGTATTTCCTCTCCTTTATGGGCACAGAATGTGAAGGAGTTCAGGACTGTTCCGTTGGATTCCATCAGGTTAAGTGATCCTTGTATTTTGGCTGACGAGCCAAGTCGTATGTATTATATGACGGGTACTGGAGGACTGTTATGGAAAAGTAAGGACCTAAAACTTTGGGAAGGTCCGTATAAGGTGGCCCACACGAATCCACATTCCTGGATGGGGCCGGACCCGATGATTTGGGCTGCAGAGTTGCATGCGTATAAGGATAAATACTATTATTTTGCGACCTTTACCAACCGGGCTTTAAAAATCGATACGGTAAAAGGTAACGTAATTGAACGGAGGGCATCCCATATCTTGGTCAGTGATTGTCCGGAGGGTCCTTACCGTCCGATGCAGGATGAGGTATATTTGCCGGCTGATAAGCCGACGTTGGACGGTACGTTCTGGGTGGATACGGATGGAAAACCTTATATGGTTTATTGCTATGAGTGGTTGCAGAATTGGGACGGGACGATTGAAAAAATTGAGTTGAAGCCCGATTTGAGCGGTTCGGTAGGCGAGGGAAAATTGCTGTTCCGTTCCAGTGAATGTCCTTGGAGCCGGGAGATACGTGACGGGAAGGAAGTGCCCAACAAGGTGACTGACGGTCCTTATCTGTTTCGGACAGCCACCGGACGGTTGGGCATGATATGGACCAGCTGGATTCACAATGTCTATACCCAAGGGGTAGCCTATTCACAGAGTGGCACACTGGATGGCCCTTGGATTCAGGAGCCTGAACCCATCACTCCCCCCGATTTCGGACATGGTATGTTGTTTCAGACCTTGGAGGGTAAATGGCTGATGGCTGTACATAGCCATAAAGAGGTGAACGGAGTGTATATCCGTGTGCCTCATTTGTTTGAAGTAGACTTGTCCGGGGATAAGTTGCAAGTCGGAAAAGAATACAAACCATAA
- a CDS encoding glycoside hydrolase family 43 protein, which translates to MVCTAANPKKIRSGEIWPDNQGVHVNAHGGGVLYHEGTYYWYGENKSDTTSSAMVGIMCYSSSNLVDWKNEGVALPVVKDDANSDIVQGCIMERPKVIYNPKTKKFVMWFHLELRGKGYAAARSAVAVSDTPTGPFKYIRSERINAGKLPFDMTEAQRTALDTLDAEKYKEWWTPAWYQAIDKGLFVKRDLAGGQMARDMQLFVDDDGKAYHIYSSEDNLTLQIAELSEDFLSHTGKYVRVAPAGHNEAPALFKKDGMYWMITSGCTGWAPNEARMFSAPSILGPWTKHPNPCRGPKSEITFGGQSTYVLPVPGKKDAFIFMADIWRPKHPSDARYIWLPIQFEEGVPYVEWMDSWSLDFFK; encoded by the coding sequence ATGGTCTGCACGGCAGCGAATCCGAAGAAAATCCGGAGTGGAGAAATCTGGCCCGATAACCAGGGAGTGCACGTCAATGCCCATGGTGGAGGGGTGTTGTATCATGAAGGTACCTATTATTGGTATGGAGAAAATAAATCGGATACCACCAGCAGTGCGATGGTAGGCATCATGTGTTATTCTTCTTCCAATCTGGTGGACTGGAAAAATGAAGGGGTCGCACTTCCAGTGGTAAAGGATGATGCGAACAGCGATATCGTGCAGGGCTGTATCATGGAACGTCCGAAAGTGATTTATAACCCGAAAACCAAAAAGTTTGTCATGTGGTTCCATTTGGAACTGAGAGGAAAAGGTTATGCGGCAGCCCGTTCGGCTGTGGCCGTTTCCGATACCCCGACAGGACCGTTCAAGTATATCCGTTCCGAACGCATCAATGCGGGGAAACTGCCTTTCGATATGACTGAAGCGCAGCGTACCGCTTTGGATACCTTGGATGCGGAGAAATACAAGGAATGGTGGACACCGGCCTGGTATCAGGCAATTGACAAAGGTCTGTTCGTAAAACGCGATTTGGCGGGAGGACAGATGGCGCGCGACATGCAATTGTTTGTAGATGATGACGGGAAGGCTTATCACATTTACTCCTCGGAAGACAATCTTACGTTACAGATTGCAGAACTGAGCGAGGATTTCCTGAGCCATACCGGCAAGTATGTGCGGGTAGCTCCTGCCGGTCACAATGAAGCTCCGGCTTTGTTTAAGAAAGACGGCATGTATTGGATGATTACCTCCGGGTGTACAGGCTGGGCACCCAATGAGGCTCGCATGTTTTCCGCTCCCAGTATCTTAGGCCCGTGGACCAAACATCCGAATCCCTGCCGGGGCCCGAAGTCGGAAATCACCTTTGGCGGACAGAGCACGTATGTGCTTCCGGTTCCGGGAAAGAAAGACGCCTTTATCTTCATGGCCGATATCTGGCGCCCGAAGCATCCCAGTGATGCCCGCTACATCTGGTTGCCCATTCAGTTTGAGGAAGGTGTTCCTTATGTGGAATGGATGGACAGCTGGTCGCTTGATTTCTTTAAATGA